The Chloroflexota bacterium nucleotide sequence GTTTCCCGGATCGAGGAGTATCGCATCGTCAGCATCCTCCAGCGCCTTTTCGTATTCGCCCATGGCCTGGTACACCTTGGCGCGGGTCAAGTAGCGGTGGGCGGTTTCAGAATCCAGCGAGATTGCGTAGTCGGCGTCATCCAGCGCCGATTCGTAGTTCTCCTGCAGCAAGTAGACGTTCGCGCGCATACCATAGGCATCGGCCATGCCGGGATCCGCTGCGATTACCGTGTCGAGGTCTTCCAACGCCTTGCTATAGCGATCGAGTTGCACGGCAACGATGGCCCGAACCAAACGGAATTGCGGATTCTCGCCCTCCAGCTCTACGGCGCTATCCAATTCCCGCATGGCGCCGTTGAAGTCGTATTCGTTGATGAACTCGATTGCGCGCGTGAAATGCTCCTGCGCCGCCACTTCCGTGCCGCCGCGCATGTTGGCAACCGTCTGCTGTTGGACGGGCTGCAGGAAACGGGGATAGATGACAAAGGCAAAGAGCGCGACGACTACAATTATGCCAACAACGATGATGCCGAGGGTGCGTTCGCGCTGGGTTTTTCGTCGCAACTCCGGATCGTCGGCGTCTTGCGGGCCGCGCGCGGGCCGTACGTCATCTTCGTTTTCGTCCGGGGGAATCTGCTCGCTCATGGCATCCTCCACGCCATCGTGATAGGAACTGCGCCGGTATCACTCTCTTGCTACTTTAGGAAATTCTACCCAAGATGTCACGTCCAGGCCGCAGTTGGCGGCTTGACCG carries:
- a CDS encoding tetratricopeptide repeat protein; protein product: MSEQIPPDENEDDVRPARGPQDADDPELRRKTQRERTLGIIVVGIIVVVALFAFVIYPRFLQPVQQQTVANMRGGTEVAAQEHFTRAIEFINEYDFNGAMRELDSAVELEGENPQFRLVRAIVAVQLDRYSKALEDLDTVIAADPGMADAYGMRANVYLLQENYESALDDADYAISLDSETAHRYLTRAKVYQAMGEYEKALEDADDAILLDPGNPEAYRVRAYLGIKVGACMNALADANIVTEMVPNFSGAYLARIAVYLALEQYENAIADATREIDMAPEGSFGYNARAWAYAKAGQYERALEDANRSIELDDECAECYDTRSLVKLGLGDLNAAESDADRALQLSDHASWAYVGRAKVFLAKNRLDAALADANSAAEAGPNERDVFSIRAQIYRAMGRTSEANRDEARKQALSC